CCCAAAGCGCGAGCGCGATCAGGGCGTTGAAGACGTGGCAGCGGCAACGCGGTGCGTTGGCGCAGGTGCAGCGCGGGCAGCCGCAGGCGGCGGTGCGGGAGGCGCGCGGTGGGCGGGAACGGGCGGTGGATTTTGGCATGGGATGAGTCGCTTCATCCCGGAGACGGACCTCGCGCCGGAATCTTACACTCGTGTTCGCCCGTCCGGCTTCCTCTCGAGTAACCTAATAGGTTACCCAGGCTTCCGCATCCACCGCCTCTTTCACTGTGGAATGGAGATCGCGGTAACCTATTAGGTTACTCAAGCCGCGTGGCTCAGGGTGCGCGCAAGAGCGTTGTCTCAATCGGCGCAGTCGCAGTCGAGGCACGCGCCGTCGGCGCAGTCGCCGCAGAAGGCCTCGAGGCGTGCGCGCAGTTCCTTGCGGGCACGGTGGAGCGTGACGCTGGCGTGGTTGGCGGAAATCTTGAGAGCTCGGGCGGCGTCCTGCACGGGCTCGCCGTCGAGATCGACGCGGCGCAGCAACTCGGCTTGGAGCGGCTTCAGCGTGCCCACTACGCCGCCGAGGCAGGTGCAAAGCTGCTTTTCGACGACCGCGGCGGGTGCGACGTCGTCGCCGAGCGCGGTGATGAGCGTGCCGAGGGCTTCGTCGCGGCGGCGCGCGGCGCCGCGTGCGCGATAGTGATCGACGAGCGCATGCCGCAGCAGCTGGTAGAACCACGCCACGGCCTTTTCATCGTCGCGGATCTCGCGGGCGCGCTGCACGGCTTTGGCGAGGCCGTGCTGGAGGATGTCCTCCGCTTCGGCCTCGCTCCCGACGCGCGCAGCGAGGAACGCCTTGAAGGCGCCGCGGTGCGCGTGGAGCGCTTGGGCAAGGGGCGTGGCATCGCGCGGCATGGCGGCTCTTACGCTGTCCGGAGCTCGCGTTCGCGCAACCAGGCGAAAATCACCGGCGTGACGATCAGGATGTGGATGAGCGACGAGATCATGCCGCCGACGACCGGCGCGGCGAGCGGCTGCATGATTTCGACGCCGGTGCGCGTGCTCCAGAAAATCGGCAGGAGCGAGGCGACGGTGGTGGCGACGGTCATGACTTTCGGGCGGAGGCGCAGGCGGGCGCCTTCCTTCACGGCGGCGAGCAGGTCCTCGCGCGTGAGCGCGCGGCCGGTTTCCCGGCGCCGCTTTTCGAGCGCTTCCTCGAGGTAGACGACCATGACGACGCCGGTCTGGATCGCGGTGCCAAAGAGCGCGATGTAGCCGACCCAGACGGCGACGGAGAAATTGAAGCCCATGAACGCCTGCAGCAGCACGCCGCCGGTGAGGGCGAACGGCACGGCGAGAATCACGTGCGCGGCTTCGGCGACGGAGCGGAACGTCACGACGAGCAGCGCGAAGATGATCACGATGACGGCGGGGAAAACGTAGGTCAGTGTCTGGCGCGCGCGGATCTGGTGCTCGTATTGGCCGGAGTATTCGACGGTCATGCCGGGATCGAGCGTCACCTCCTTTTCGATGCGCTCCTTGATCTCGTTGACGAAGCCGCCGAGGTCGCGGTCGCCGACGTTGGCCTGCACGAAGACGCGGAGACGGCCGTTTTCGCTCTGGATTTCGTTCGGACCGACGATGCGTTTCACGTCGGCGACTTGGCGGAGTTGCACCATCGCGCCGGACGGAGTGGGGAAACTGAGTTCGCCGAGCTTGTCGATGTCGG
This portion of the Opitutia bacterium genome encodes:
- a CDS encoding sigma-70 family RNA polymerase sigma factor, with amino-acid sequence MPRDATPLAQALHAHRGAFKAFLAARVGSEAEAEDILQHGLAKAVQRAREIRDDEKAVAWFYQLLRHALVDHYRARGAARRRDEALGTLITALGDDVAPAAVVEKQLCTCLGGVVGTLKPLQAELLRRVDLDGEPVQDAARALKISANHASVTLHRARKELRARLEAFCGDCADGACLDCDCAD